The DNA sequence TAGTCGCTTTGACCCAACAAGCCTATGATATTTATAAATCCGGTTTAATGCCTGATTCCATTGTGATGCTGGATGCCGGTATTGTGGTGGACAGTGACGCAGCTTATCGCGTCTATCAGATCGCGGTGACGGAAATTGCCAGGACTCAATTGCGTCCGGTCGTCGCGAATATCATCACCCTGGGCGCTTTGGTGACCTTGACTCAATGTGTCAGCTATACGGCTTTAGAAGAAGCGGTATTGGATCGCGTGCCGAAAGGGACGGAAGAGTTAAATAAAAAAGCGCTGGCGGCCGGAGTTGCCGCTGCCAAACAATTAATTGCTTAGTTATTTCGTGTTTGTCGGGTCTAAGCGGCAGAGCAGTTCTGGAATCTCAGCAATCTGTCCGGACAAACTTTGCAGTCCCGGCCGGCAGGAAAGCAGGATACCCTCTCGAGGTTGCTATGCTTTGAGAGGGTAACTTATACTTCGTTTGAAACCTGAATCAACAAAATCGGAGGCGAACTGTATGTCAAATAACATGGAAGAAATCAGACAAAACGTAGAGGCATGGGAGAAGGGTACTGTCGCCAAGACAATATCTCGTTTTCCGGAACGGAAGAATCCCTTTCAAAACACTTCCGGCTTTGAAGTAAAACGTGCTTATACACCCCTTGATGTGCAAGAGTTGGATTATAACCGTGATCTGGGTATGCCGGGGGAATATCCCTATACCCGTGGGGTGCAGCCCACTCTCTATCGCGGTCGTTTCTGGACGATGCGGCAATACGCCGGCTTCGGCAAAGCGGAAGAATCCAACGAACGTTATAAATATCTGCTGCAGCAAGGTCAAACCGGTCTCTCCATCGCTTTTGATCTGCCGACACAGATTGGTTATGACTCAGATCATGCTTTGTCCCAGGGTGAAGTTGGCAAAGTCGGCGTCGCTATCGATTCTTTGGCCGATATGGAGATTTTATTCAACGGCATTCCTTTGGATAAGGTCAGCACTTCGATGACGATCAATGCCCCGGCTGCCGTTTTACTGGCTATGTATATTGCTGTCGGCGAAAAGCAGGGGATAGCGGCCAACAAATTGAACGGTACGATTCAAAATGATATACTAAAAGAATACATTGCGCGCGGCACCTATATTTTTCCGCCAAAACCGTCGATGCGGCTGATTACCAATATTTTTGAATACTGCTACAAGAATGTGCCGGAGTGGAATACCAT is a window from the Negativicutes bacterium genome containing:
- a CDS encoding 2-oxoacid:acceptor oxidoreductase family protein translates to MNQQTEIRLSGSGGQGIITAGIILAEAALLDGLNALQSQSYGPEARGGASKAEVIISEKEINYPKVTQPNILVALTQQAYDIYKSGLMPDSIVMLDAGIVVDSDAAYRVYQIAVTEIARTQLRPVVANIITLGALVTLTQCVSYTALEEAVLDRVPKGTEELNKKALAAGVAAAKQLIA